Proteins from a genomic interval of Chitinophagales bacterium:
- a CDS encoding response regulator transcription factor, protein MNPKKVKILIVDDEADVLEFMRYNLKKEGFQVFIAPDGVEAIKIAQKEIPHLVVLDIMMPEMDGLQACKELRALPELQHTLITFLTARSEEFTQVMGLEIGADDYITKPVKPRLFISKVKSLLRRYSKQDTEDVIVVNDIEINRDTFTIKKGDEIIELPRKEFKLIYLLASKPGKVFTREKILTSVWGTDVIVNDRTIDVHIRKLREKIGNEYIKTIKGIGYKFEL, encoded by the coding sequence GCGCTATAATCTCAAAAAAGAAGGATTCCAAGTATTTATTGCACCTGATGGCGTTGAGGCCATTAAGATTGCACAAAAAGAAATTCCGCATTTAGTTGTTTTGGATATTATGATGCCTGAAATGGACGGACTGCAAGCTTGTAAGGAATTACGGGCATTGCCAGAACTTCAACATACATTGATTACTTTTTTAACAGCTCGTAGCGAAGAGTTTACTCAAGTGATGGGTTTAGAAATCGGAGCAGATGATTACATTACCAAACCTGTAAAACCGAGATTGTTTATCAGCAAAGTAAAGTCACTCTTACGCCGTTATTCCAAGCAAGACACAGAAGATGTCATTGTTGTCAATGACATAGAAATTAATCGAGATACATTCACTATCAAAAAAGGAGATGAGATAATAGAACTGCCCCGCAAAGAATTTAAGTTGATTTATTTGCTTGCTTCTAAACCAGGCAAAGTTTTCACTCGTGAAAAAATTCTAACGAGTGTATGGGGAACAGATGTAATTGTCAATGACCGAACTATTGATGTACATATCAGAAAACTTCGTGAAAAAATCGGCAATGAATACATCAAAACTATCAAAGGAATAGGCTATAAATTTGAACTATAA
- a CDS encoding sugar phosphate isomerase/epimerase: MKTIKGPAIFLAQFVGDKSPFDTLEGMCRWASDLGFKGIQIPTWEKHLIDLQLAAESKTYCDELKGKVAEHGLEITELSTHLQGQLIAVHPAYNEMFDGFADPSVRNNPKARTEWAKQQLLWAAKASQNLGLYAHVTFSGSLLWHTIYPWPQRPAGLVETGFKELANRWTPILNTFDEVGVDLCYELHPGEDLHDGITFERFLEVTNNHPRANILYDPSHFVLQQLDYLAFIDIYHERIKMFHVKDAEFNPSGRAGVYGGYESWINRPGRFRSLGDGQVDFVGIFSKLTQYDFDGWAVMEWECCLKHPEDGATEGAIFIADHIIRVTERAFDDFAGTGADEAINKRILGI, from the coding sequence ATGAAAACAATCAAGGGTCCTGCCATTTTTTTAGCACAATTTGTAGGTGATAAATCACCATTTGATACATTGGAAGGAATGTGTCGGTGGGCATCGGACTTGGGTTTTAAAGGTATTCAAATTCCCACTTGGGAAAAACACCTGATTGACCTACAATTGGCAGCTGAAAGCAAAACTTACTGCGATGAGTTAAAAGGTAAAGTGGCAGAGCATGGATTGGAAATCACCGAATTATCTACTCATCTTCAAGGACAGTTAATAGCTGTTCATCCTGCTTACAATGAAATGTTCGATGGTTTTGCAGACCCTTCTGTGCGAAATAATCCAAAGGCTCGGACTGAATGGGCAAAGCAACAACTCCTATGGGCAGCAAAAGCAAGTCAAAATTTAGGACTATATGCTCATGTAACCTTTTCGGGTTCATTGCTTTGGCATACTATATATCCTTGGCCTCAACGTCCCGCAGGTTTGGTAGAAACAGGCTTCAAAGAATTGGCGAATCGCTGGACACCTATCCTCAATACTTTTGACGAAGTTGGAGTAGATCTCTGTTATGAGTTGCATCCGGGTGAAGATCTGCACGATGGCATCACATTTGAGCGATTTTTAGAAGTCACCAACAACCATCCTCGTGCCAATATTCTATACGATCCGAGCCATTTTGTATTGCAGCAACTGGATTATTTGGCATTTATAGATATATACCATGAACGCATCAAGATGTTTCATGTCAAAGATGCTGAATTTAATCCTTCTGGAAGAGCAGGCGTATATGGAGGATACGAAAGTTGGATCAATCGCCCAGGACGTTTTCGTTCCTTAGGTGACGGACAGGTTGATTTTGTAGGCATATTTAGCAAACTAACCCAATATGATTTTGACGGATGGGCTGTAATGGAATGGGAATGTTGTTTGAAACATCCCGAAGATGGAGCAACAGAAGGAGCCATTTTTATTGCAGACCACATCATTCGTGTGACAGAAAGAGCCTTTGATGACTTTGCAGGCACGGGAGCGGATGAAGCAATAAATAAGAGAATATTAGGGATATAA